The following proteins are co-located in the Chitinispirillum alkaliphilum genome:
- a CDS encoding Cytochrome c-type biogenesis protein DsbD: MLEVEIPPQHYLYANPLGPGIGKPLQISIEQHDGIEWSELRKEEATRFDPPVGDWVWAYKKEAHFLFAGVITPQQEESIESKVYIDGLICLESCIPVFAEEKFSVTLNPASSFAPFSAIPQGSSFLPKLQPMDFTIREVGYDLAENSLSTLPFAPEQPIDDIDFLGQIGTAEGGVSEWNYRPTEEKKDYNLWLALLFSFIAGVFFNVTPCVFPLLGMKTLSLSQSTKNSKREIIIRSLVFSSGIIAVFLLLATLAGFAGFSWGEQFQNPNILTAIVILVFLFSLGLFDMYTILLPSSVSNLNQKSQKKGMAGDFLGGMMATVLATPCGGPFLGAVLAWSLLQPPSVIYVIFLSMGVGMALPYVIISSSRRVMKLLPKPGKWMQDVKYAMGFLLLGFSIYLMIGLPSERILGTVAVCASLTLAIAIQKRFAPFGTHLRKKLFVGAITLSICAASIAIFIRPTSAVIGQTSGGSYGNDWVDFSPALLRLAHEEGRNVVLNFTAAWCMNCRYNDITVLQTREVRKLFAEKDAVLLRADITGHNPEARELLEHLGSRSIPFLAIFPADNPKRPVIMRDIFSRRELIDQLRQL, encoded by the coding sequence TTGCTTGAAGTTGAAATCCCCCCCCAACACTATCTCTATGCAAATCCACTGGGACCGGGAATCGGTAAACCCCTTCAAATCAGCATAGAGCAGCATGATGGAATAGAGTGGAGCGAACTGAGGAAAGAAGAGGCGACAAGGTTCGATCCTCCTGTGGGGGACTGGGTTTGGGCCTACAAGAAAGAGGCGCATTTTCTTTTTGCTGGAGTAATTACACCGCAACAGGAAGAGAGCATTGAAAGTAAGGTCTATATTGACGGGCTAATTTGCCTGGAATCCTGCATTCCGGTGTTTGCAGAAGAAAAATTCTCCGTAACACTCAATCCCGCAAGCAGTTTTGCCCCCTTTTCTGCGATTCCGCAGGGCAGCAGTTTTTTGCCAAAGTTACAACCTATGGACTTCACGATCAGAGAAGTAGGGTATGATTTGGCGGAAAATTCCCTGTCCACCCTCCCTTTTGCCCCGGAGCAGCCAATTGATGACATAGATTTTCTTGGTCAGATAGGGACCGCAGAGGGGGGTGTTTCTGAGTGGAACTATAGACCGACAGAGGAAAAAAAGGATTACAATCTTTGGCTCGCTCTTCTGTTTTCGTTTATTGCCGGGGTGTTTTTTAACGTAACCCCATGTGTATTTCCACTTCTGGGGATGAAAACCCTCTCCCTTTCCCAAAGCACCAAAAACTCCAAACGGGAGATCATAATCAGAAGTCTGGTTTTCTCCAGTGGTATAATCGCTGTATTTCTCCTGTTGGCTACACTTGCCGGGTTTGCAGGATTTTCCTGGGGGGAACAGTTCCAGAACCCCAATATCCTTACAGCGATTGTAATACTTGTCTTCCTCTTTTCACTCGGTTTATTTGATATGTATACAATTCTTCTTCCATCCTCTGTTAGTAATCTCAATCAGAAAAGTCAGAAAAAGGGCATGGCAGGAGATTTTCTTGGAGGCATGATGGCCACCGTTTTAGCGACCCCCTGCGGCGGACCTTTTCTTGGAGCAGTATTGGCCTGGTCGCTTCTTCAGCCGCCATCTGTGATTTATGTGATTTTTCTCTCTATGGGGGTAGGAATGGCCCTTCCCTATGTGATTATATCCTCCAGCAGAAGGGTAATGAAACTTCTGCCTAAACCTGGCAAATGGATGCAGGATGTAAAATATGCAATGGGGTTTTTGCTCCTTGGATTTTCAATCTATCTGATGATCGGATTACCTTCTGAACGGATTCTTGGCACCGTAGCCGTGTGTGCTTCACTCACCCTTGCAATAGCGATACAGAAAAGATTTGCACCTTTTGGTACACATTTGAGAAAGAAACTGTTTGTCGGAGCAATCACCCTCTCTATTTGCGCTGCAAGCATAGCAATATTCATAAGGCCTACATCTGCTGTGATCGGGCAAACATCCGGAGGCTCATACGGAAATGATTGGGTTGATTTCTCTCCAGCACTGCTTCGCCTTGCGCATGAAGAGGGCAGAAATGTTGTACTGAATTTCACAGCTGCGTGGTGCATGAACTGCAGATATAACGACATCACAGTTCTTCAAACCAGGGAGGTCCGGAAACTGTTTGCAGAAAAGGATGCAGTGCTTCTTCGGGCTGATATAACAGGCCATAATCCCGAAGCCAGAGAGCTGCTTGAACACTTAGGTTCACGCAGCATCCCATTTTTGGCCATTTTTCCGGCGGATAATCCCAAGCGGCCGGTAATAATGCGGGATATTTTTAGCAGAAGAGAGCTGATAGATCAGTTAAGACAGCTTTAG
- a CDS encoding 4Fe-4S ferredoxin iron-sulfur binding domain-containing protein — MYIKRKYAGRDCRVLRLKILYHSGAGSTKAIAEIFNYKLSSLFVCDIEQIDLEYEYSNLLLYDFLIFGFPTYHCEASRSMAEFLNQMPELSESKRAFVFTTCGLFSGNTLREFINACNDKNIVVCGYNTYKAPATDGALLLPPIKFMFEYGKNVPRKILNDLNSINNILKGNERYSKCPRFKLYTILNFPNKYFGKRYKHKFKIIENRCVRCDTCVKECMRKCWKRADGGLTFDMHSCESCLKCIHHCPSSAIVLTKNTAKKKKMNSSFYEQQKNKIFQEIE; from the coding sequence TTGTATATAAAACGCAAATATGCGGGTCGTGACTGTAGAGTGCTAAGATTGAAAATACTATATCACTCTGGAGCTGGCAGCACAAAGGCAATTGCTGAGATCTTCAACTATAAACTGAGCAGCTTGTTTGTATGTGATATTGAGCAGATAGATCTGGAGTATGAATATAGCAACTTGTTACTGTATGATTTTCTGATATTTGGTTTTCCCACATATCACTGCGAAGCAAGCAGGTCAATGGCAGAATTTCTAAATCAGATGCCTGAGTTATCAGAATCAAAAAGAGCTTTTGTTTTTACAACGTGCGGCCTCTTTTCAGGAAACACATTAAGGGAATTCATTAACGCCTGTAATGACAAAAATATTGTTGTTTGCGGATACAACACATATAAAGCGCCAGCTACAGATGGAGCATTGCTGCTTCCACCCATAAAATTCATGTTTGAATATGGTAAAAATGTGCCCAGGAAAATCCTTAATGATTTGAACTCCATAAATAACATATTGAAGGGTAATGAAAGGTATTCCAAATGTCCCAGGTTTAAACTGTATACAATTTTGAATTTCCCCAATAAATATTTTGGCAAACGCTATAAACACAAATTCAAAATTATTGAGAACAGGTGTGTAAGGTGTGATACTTGTGTGAAAGAGTGTATGCGGAAATGTTGGAAACGGGCAGATGGAGGATTAACCTTCGATATGCATAGCTGCGAATCCTGCCTTAAGTGTATACACCACTGTCCTTCTTCGGCAATTGTATTGACTAAAAACACGGCCAAAAAGAAAAAGATGAACAGCTCGTTTTATGAGCAACAGAAAAATAAGATTTTTCAGGAGATAGAATGA
- a CDS encoding ABC transporter ATP-binding protein: protein MADIIEVDCLQKSFGSIKAVDGVSFTVEEGTLFSFLGPNGAGKSTSIAILCTLLCADSGEARIAGYRVGSEDNAVRRNIGVVFQDSLLDPLLTVSENLTARASFYGIRGQELKKRCSTVTEILGIGEILRRPYKVLSGGQRRRVDIARALLNTPRILFLDEPTTGLDPQTRIRVWEIIRDLQKEEKLTVFLTTHYLEEASRSDDVAIIDNGKVVARGTPDNLRLNYSSDKLLFIAKDNRVFEKRMLDCGLPFTKKGDTYRIAVKDSSHAMSVLKQNEDIMAGFEVIRGSMDDVFIAITGHTIRDEG, encoded by the coding sequence TTGGCTGACATAATTGAGGTTGATTGTTTACAAAAAAGTTTCGGAAGCATCAAAGCGGTAGATGGTGTCTCCTTTACTGTAGAGGAAGGGACACTGTTTTCTTTTCTGGGCCCAAACGGAGCAGGAAAATCAACAAGTATCGCTATACTCTGCACCTTGCTCTGTGCCGACAGTGGTGAAGCACGCATTGCAGGGTATCGGGTGGGTAGTGAAGATAATGCTGTTCGGCGCAATATCGGTGTTGTATTTCAGGACTCACTTCTGGACCCCCTTCTGACTGTAAGTGAAAACTTAACCGCGCGGGCATCATTCTACGGTATCAGAGGACAAGAGCTTAAAAAGCGGTGCAGTACTGTAACTGAGATTCTTGGAATAGGGGAGATTCTCAGGCGTCCCTACAAAGTACTTTCCGGTGGTCAGCGCAGAAGAGTTGATATCGCAAGGGCACTTCTCAACACTCCCAGAATACTGTTCCTTGACGAGCCCACAACCGGCCTTGACCCTCAGACACGAATCAGGGTATGGGAGATTATCAGGGATCTCCAAAAAGAGGAGAAACTGACGGTCTTTCTAACCACTCACTATCTTGAGGAGGCTTCACGGAGCGATGATGTCGCGATCATTGACAACGGAAAAGTTGTTGCAAGGGGTACACCTGATAATCTGCGCCTAAACTACAGTTCCGATAAACTGCTCTTTATTGCAAAAGACAACAGGGTGTTTGAAAAACGAATGCTGGATTGTGGTCTGCCTTTCACAAAAAAGGGCGATACCTACCGGATAGCAGTGAAGGACAGCTCTCATGCAATGTCGGTTCTAAAACAGAATGAGGATATTATGGCTGGTTTTGAGGTGATAAGGGGAAGTATGGATGATGTGTTTATCGCTATCACCGGCCATACTATAAGGGATGAGGGGTAG
- a CDS encoding ABC transporter, permease protein, which yields MGAIWGLVVRNLKVYLRDRAAVFFSFLSMLIIIGLYALFLGKSQVNYVKQQVGDIEGIRFLVDSWIMAGLLAVNSVTIGLGALSTMVQDGEGRSLNDFLVAPIRRSHIVASYLIASWLIGIILNSAAFIIGQVYIVAGGGEILSFVPVMKVIGLLSLCVISSSTIIFFVATYMKTMNSYGALTAILGTVIGFVTGVYVPLSVMPPAVQKAASFVPATHGAAALRQVFMDRPVEIVFGESQPELISGFMDTMGANLYIGGSPVGMTAMIGVLLLSGLLFLSLSVIRLSRSGAQR from the coding sequence ATGGGAGCGATATGGGGGCTGGTGGTCAGAAATCTGAAAGTTTACCTTCGTGACAGAGCTGCAGTATTTTTCTCTTTTTTATCGATGCTTATAATCATTGGTCTTTACGCACTCTTTCTTGGTAAATCTCAGGTTAACTATGTAAAACAGCAGGTTGGCGACATAGAGGGAATACGGTTTCTTGTTGATTCCTGGATAATGGCAGGCCTTCTGGCCGTTAACTCCGTGACTATCGGACTTGGCGCTTTGAGCACCATGGTGCAGGATGGTGAGGGGAGAAGTCTCAATGATTTCCTTGTCGCCCCAATAAGAAGATCCCATATTGTGGCCAGTTATCTAATAGCTTCGTGGTTGATTGGAATCATACTGAACAGCGCCGCATTTATCATCGGTCAGGTGTACATAGTTGCAGGCGGAGGGGAGATACTTTCGTTTGTTCCCGTAATGAAAGTGATCGGACTGTTGTCACTCTGTGTCATATCTTCATCCACCATTATCTTCTTTGTCGCAACATATATGAAAACCATGAATTCATACGGCGCTCTGACCGCGATTCTTGGAACCGTGATCGGGTTTGTTACCGGGGTATATGTTCCGCTGAGTGTCATGCCTCCTGCTGTACAGAAAGCAGCATCTTTTGTGCCTGCTACTCATGGGGCGGCTGCATTGAGACAGGTTTTTATGGATCGGCCTGTTGAGATTGTGTTCGGTGAAAGTCAGCCCGAGCTGATCTCAGGCTTTATGGACACCATGGGGGCAAATCTTTACATCGGGGGGAGTCCGGTTGGTATGACTGCGATGATTGGGGTGTTGCTGCTCTCTGGTCTGCTGTTTCTTTCCCTTTCGGTGATTCGGCTTTCGCGGAGTGGAGCTCAGCGGTAA
- a CDS encoding putative lipoprotein required for motility: protein MIFRRLIISSVLLFSLASYNSPVANVSSQRGSIDWQNRILTVTGIGAPPADGPDASKRPNAIRAAQVTAMRDALEILKGVSLTYDSDLVKSQIEGYIENFEQNGNARYMSDGTVEITYNIPLQGRNLDLLLPDNVKDIPQIRLAEEGVTPLVTGVIVDCRELEIVHSVLPMLFDESGSVVYGPQYVSRQWALKWGTAGFASDLDEAKAMVERIGQNPVVVRGISTAGIEKTGATISNEDAAIVLGFQRNLPVLNQCRIIFVTD from the coding sequence ATGATTTTTCGTCGTCTGATCATCTCTTCGGTTTTGTTGTTTTCTTTGGCATCGTATAATTCACCTGTGGCTAATGTGTCAAGTCAGAGGGGTAGTATAGATTGGCAAAACAGAATTCTTACTGTGACCGGGATTGGAGCCCCGCCTGCCGATGGCCCGGATGCGTCTAAAAGACCAAATGCCATAAGAGCCGCTCAGGTAACTGCGATGCGGGATGCTCTGGAAATTTTGAAGGGAGTTTCTCTTACTTATGACAGTGACCTGGTCAAATCCCAGATCGAGGGGTACATTGAAAATTTTGAGCAAAATGGTAATGCCCGGTATATGTCAGATGGAACCGTTGAGATTACATATAATATCCCTCTTCAGGGGAGAAACCTAGATTTGCTTCTCCCCGACAATGTCAAAGATATCCCGCAAATCAGATTAGCCGAAGAGGGGGTTACTCCTTTGGTAACCGGGGTGATTGTGGATTGCAGGGAACTTGAAATAGTTCACTCGGTTTTACCGATGCTCTTCGATGAATCGGGTAGTGTTGTATACGGACCACAATATGTAAGCCGTCAATGGGCTTTAAAATGGGGTACAGCAGGGTTCGCTTCAGATTTGGATGAGGCAAAAGCAATGGTTGAGAGAATCGGTCAAAACCCTGTTGTGGTAAGAGGTATATCAACTGCAGGCATAGAAAAAACCGGTGCTACTATTTCAAACGAAGATGCTGCTATAGTACTTGGGTTTCAGAGAAATCTTCCTGTACTTAATCAGTGTCGTATAATATTTGTTACAGATTAG